A window of the Diorhabda carinulata isolate Delta chromosome 1, icDioCari1.1, whole genome shotgun sequence genome harbors these coding sequences:
- the LOC130903567 gene encoding uncharacterized protein LOC130903567, whose amino-acid sequence MSGPLKWILLLIVVTVRAQEPRRRSYWLCPNDYLHQQKLEIDKLDCTGNNIKMKKFDSSESGPFWANRGKKDPVYIREPLFAQEPGYAEEPYWMVVRSDNQNQEEPFFVSRGKKENGFISGNLRETREFLQDNDVPFFAARGKKFKIKN is encoded by the exons ATGTCTGGTCCGTTAAAATGGATTTTACTACTTATTGTAGTTACAGTACgt GCCCAAGAGCCACGTCGCCGAAGTTATTGGCTGTGTCCAAACGACTATTTACATCAGCAAAAACTTGAAATCGATAAATTAGATTGTACCGGTAATAATATCaagatgaaaaaatttgattctagTGAGAGCGGTCCTTTTTGGGCAAACCGAGGAAAAAAAGATCCAGTTTATATTCGGGAACCATTGTTTGCACAGGAACCGGGGTATGCAGAGGAACCGTACTGGATGGTTGTGAGAAGTGATAATCAGAATCAGGaagaaccattttttgtctCTAGAGGTAAAAAGGAGAACGGATTTATCAGTGGAAATTTGAGAGAAACTAGAGAGTTTTTACAGGATAATGATGTCCCTTTTTTTGCAGCTAGaggtaaaaaattcaaaatcaagaattga